A stretch of DNA from Desulfobulbaceae bacterium:
TTTTTACCTGTATTTCTGGTAAAATCGCGCTCTGTTTTCAATGGCCTATCCAACCCTGGAGAAGAAACTTCAAGGTGGTACGCTCTGGAGATGATATCCTCAACCTCAAGCAAGGGGCCAACTTCACGACTCACAGCGCTGCAGTCATCGACAGAAATTCCACCATCTTTGTATATGATTACTCGCAGAACCAGGCCAATCTGTTCGGTTCTTAACTGAACCTCAACAAGTTCATAGCCAAGACTGGCAAGCACAGGCTCAATTATCTCCTGTATTTTCACAACAGTTGTCGATTCCATTTTGCTCGAACAATACCAGTCAGATCTGTTTTAACAAAAAAAAAAAGCGGGCGTTAACCCACTTCCATCCATTACCTGGCTACAGCAAAGCCGTTAACCGACAAATTTTGGAAAACCCCGAAACTACCAGGATTAACGATACACCAAGACGCAAGAAGCGCTGGAGCGGGCAACGAGACTCGAACTCGCGACACCAAGCTTGGGAAGCTTGTACTCTACCAACTGAGCTACACCCGCCCATTAAAACATTGCCTACTATACAAAAACATTCATAATTGTCAAGACATGCTAGTTGTTCTTTTCACGAGAACAGCCTTAAACAATTTGACATCGAAATAGTTTAAGGGTAATGTGCTCAATTAATTTTTAGCCGATGCGATCCTGTTCAGGATCTAAAGCATTACTATTATTTAGAATGACGGCTACCAAACATGCTTTGCCCCACTGAATAGTTGGCAAAA
This window harbors:
- a CDS encoding ribosome maturation factor RimP; translated protein: MESTTVVKIQEIIEPVLASLGYELVEVQLRTEQIGLVLRVIIYKDGGISVDDCSAVSREVGPLLEVEDIISRAYHLEVSSPGLDRPLKTERDFTRNTGKKIKLTFIDPEQSHATVIGVVKSCENERLEIEGDNGMHVINLVDVTKAKLVIEF